In the Helianthus annuus cultivar XRQ/B chromosome 11, HanXRQr2.0-SUNRISE, whole genome shotgun sequence genome, one interval contains:
- the LOC110922424 gene encoding uncharacterized protein LOC110922424: MRKMRSANVMQQNDLISGVEWLPILSSKDLGKLIRDAMNGIIKYTINGSSFEINVENLGRPLVQHIMKDIVSSLKPDEQHFKYLLSGLKLLHTLWNIASHHSTLARKALFLKLKEHLMPKMLNQTLYLKPETLGNCHN, from the exons ATGCGGAAGATGAGATCTGCGAACGTGATGCAG CAAAATGATTTAATTTCTGGTGTCGAATGGCTTCCTATATTAAGTTCTAAGGATCTTGGCAAGCTAATAAGAGATGCCATGAATGGTATCATTAAATATACTATAAACGGATCATCTTTTGAG ATAAATGTGGAAAATCTAGGAAGACCTCTTGTCCAACACATAATGAAAGATATTGTATCATCACTTAAGCCAGATGAGCAGCATTTCAAATATTTGTTAAGTGGTTTAAAATTATTGCATACTCTATGGAATATTGCATCCCACCACTCAACACTTGCGCGG AAGGCTCTGTTCCTCAAATTGAAGGAACATCTGATGCCAAAGATGCTGAACCAGACTCTATACTTAAAGCCCGAGACTCTGGGAAACTGCCACAACTAA